CACCCCCGCCTGGGCGGAGGTCTCGGTGGCCGAGGCGCTGAGGCGGCGGCCCACGCTCGTCACCTGACCGGTGGCCTGGGCCACCGTCCCCGCCGTCTGGGCGATGTTGGCGATGCTGCCGCGCAGGTTCTGGAAGAAGGCGTCGAGACCCGTCGCCAGCCGCCCGACGGCGTCCTCGCCGCGGACCGGGATCTCCCGGGTCAGGTCGCCCTCCCCCGCGGCCTCCACCACCGCCAGGATCGCGTCGACCTTGGCGCGCAGCTCGGCCGCCTGGGCCCGCTCGCGCTCCGCGCTCCCGCGCTGCTCCGCCTCGCGCTCGGCGGCCTCGCGCTGCCGGCGTTCGGCGTCCCCGCGTTCCGCGATCCGCCGTTCCTCCGCCACCCGCTCCTGCGTCGCCCTGGCCTCGGCCACCACCCGCTCCGCGCGCAGCTTCTCCGTCACCACCTCCCACGTCACCATGGTCCCGATCAGCGCCCCCTCCTCGTCGAGGATCGGCGCCGCCAGGAAGTCGAGCGTCTCGGGTCCCAGCGGGAAGCGCGCCTGGTGCGGCAGCTTCGAGGCGTCGGACAGCAGGGCGCGCTGGTGGGCCGGGTGCTTGTGGAAGACGTCGATCGACTGCCCGACCATCTGGTCGGCCGCGACGGGAAGGTGCGCCTGGAGGCGCTGGAAGGTCCGCTGCGCCGCGGGATTGAGGTAGCGCAGCACCAGGTCGCGGTCAGCATACATGATGTTGATGGGCGCGTTCTCGACCAGCTGCTTGATGAGGGTGACCTCCTTGCGCTGCTGCCCCACCGCGCGCCAGTCCACCCGGGAGGCGTCCAGCGCCTGCTGCATCCCCTCGATGGCGCGGTTGAGGGCCCGCGCGGCGTCCACCAGCTCGTTGTCGCCCTCCAGCTGCGCCCGCGCCGTCAGGTCGCCGGCGCCCGCCGCCGCGCTCGCGGCTGCCAGCACGCCGACGTCACGGGCGATCCGCTGCCCGACCCACCAGCCCACTGCCAGCGTGAGTGACACCCCCACCACCAGCAGGAGCAGGTCCAGCTGGTCGGCCTGGCGGGACACCCGTGCCGCCGCCTGCATCACGGTCCCGACGTTGGCCTCGATCCGGTCGCTGAGCGCCTCCTGCCTGGTCTCGAGGTCCTCGAAGGCCTGCTGGAACGCCGGCAGCTCCCGCCGCGCGGCCGCGGGGTTGCGGAAGGCGGTGACGGCCAGGCGCTCCCCGGCCGCGAGGTAAGTCTCGAGCGCGGGCCGGAGTTCCTGGAGCTGGGCGCGGATCTCGGGGTTGAGCGGGAGGGAGTCGTTGCGGGCCAGGGCATCGCGGAACCACTGCGCATGCTCCCCAAGCTGGGCCAGCACGGCGTCCCGCTCCCCCGGATTGAACTGGGAGGCAAAGAGGGCGTTGAGCACGTCGGCGCGGATGCCGTCGTGCATCATGTCCCCCTCGAGATGATTGCGCAGCGCCGTCTCGGCGACCACGATCCGCGCCGTCATCTCGTCGTGCCGGCGCCCCTGCCACTTGGCCACTGAGAGACTCAGCGCCAGCAGCACTGCGCTGAGGCACGCCGAGGCCCCGAGAATCCGCTGTACCGTCCACCGCATCCGCCCCCCCACGGCTCGTGTGATTCCCGCCCGCCTAGCGACCCGCGAGGGCGTCGCGCCCGGCGCGCTCCGCCACGAAGGCCTGGGCGTAGTCGCTCAGCCCGTCCGGCGCGGCCGCCGCGGTGCCCGGCCGGGCGGGCGCCGCGCGCCGCGGTGGGGTCGGCCCGCCATCATCGATCCGGAACTGGCCCACCAGCTGTTGCAGCCCCGCCGCCATCCGCGACAACTCCTGCGCCGCCGACTGCGTGTCGGTGGCCCCGCGCGTGGTCTCCTCCGCCGCCGTCGCCACCCCGCCCACGTTCTGCACGATTTCCGACGCGCCCCCCGCCGCTTCCGCCAGGTTGCGGTTGATCTCGGTCGTGGTGGCGGTCTGCTCCTCCACCGCGCTGGCGATGGTGTTCTGCGCCGCGCTGATGCTCGAGACCACCTCGGTGATGGCCTGGATCGCCGCCACCGCGGAGGTGGTGTCGGTCTGGATGGCCTGGATCTTCCGGCTGATATCGTCGGTGGCCCGGGCGGTTTCCTTGGCCAGCTCCTTCACCTCGTTGGCCACCACCGCGAAGCCCTTCCCCGCCTCGCCGGCCCGCGCCGCCTCGATCGTGGCGTTGAGCGCCAGCAGGTTGGTCTGCTCGGCGATCGACGTGATCGTCTTGATCACCTGCCCGATCTCCTCGCTGGAGCTCCCCAGGCGCTGCACCGACGCGTTGGCCTGCTCCGCCGTCCCCACCGCCTCAGCCGCGATCCGCGCCGCCTCGGAGGCGTTCTTGCTGATCTCCACGATGCTCGCGCTCATCTCTTCGGAGGCCGTGGCCACCGTCTGGATGTTGCGATTGACACCGTCGGTCGCCCGGGCTACGACGTTGGCCTGCACCGACGTCTCCTCGGCCCCGGCGCTCATGGTCTGGCTCACCCGGGTCAGCTCCTCCGAGGTGGCCGCCAGCGCCGCCGAGTTCTCCCCGATGGCGCCCATGCTGGTCCGCAGCGTGGCCAGGAACTGGTCCAGCGCCGTCGCGATCGTGCCGAACTCGTCCCGGGTGGTGACCCCCGTGCTGGTGGTCAGGTCGCCGGTGGCGGCGGTGTTGAGCGCCGCGACCGTCCGCCCGAGGCTCGAGACCACCTGGCGCACCACCAGTCCGCCCAGGACGCCGATCAGGACCAGGATGCCAACGCTGATGGCGAAGATCTCCCGCTTGGGCAGGACGTCGATCACCTTGGCCTGACCCTCGAGCTCCGCGTAGGTGGCCGTCGACAGCTGCACCAGTTCATCCACCGCTGCCCGGTGCGCCTTGTACGCCTCGGTCAGCGGGCCGTCGACCACGCGCCGCGCTGCGGCGAGGTCGCCGGCGCGCACGGACGGCAGGAAGGCGCTGTCGCGCACCGCGAGGTACCGCACCGCGGTGGGCACCACCTGCTGCAGCACCAGGTCGCGTTCCTTGCCCTCGACCAAGTCCCGCGCCCAGACCTCGCGCCGGGCCGCGAAGTCCTTGATCAGCTGGTCACCTCGGGCCAGGTATTCCCGCCGGCCACCCTCGTGCGCTTCCATGACGATCCGGTTGTCGACCAGGTAGGTCTCGAGCAGGAAGACCGGCGGCGGCAGGACGTCTGCCAGCAGGTCCTTCTGGATCACGATTTCCTGGAACAACGGGCCATAGACCTTGACGTGGTTGATGGTCCGGATGCTGAGGGCGGCCACGGCCATCAGGCCGACGGCGCTCAAGCCTACCAGGAGCGTGAGCTTGGCCTTGACGCTCCAGTCGCGGAATCCGAGCATGGGGTCCTTCTTCTCGTGGCTGTCATGAATGGAAGCCGGCCCCGGCACTGATGCCGGCCCGGTGAGTCAGTCCGAGTATCGGCAAGCAGGGCCGTTTCTCCAGCGGGAGGCGATGCCACCCGCCGCCGGATGCTGGACAGCGGGGTTGGACGCCCGCCTGGAGTCCTCCAGCCCATCGGCCGGGGGGCACGACGCGCCGCGCCCCCGCCCGGCAGAGCCGGACGGGGGCGTGGGTGCGGCGACCGGGGGCGGGCCGCCGCTAGAAGGCCACCTCGGCGCGGAGGGTGCCGACCAGGGCGTTGCCCACCCGGACGTCCCCGGAAGGCCGGACGATCAGCTGCAGGTCCGGCCGCAGGGTGAGGAACCCCATGGCGGGCAGCCGGTAGAACAGCTCCACCGCGGTCTCGTCCCCCGCGAAACCAGCCGCCGGGTCGTCGCTCAGGTCCACGTGACTCACCATGAGACCCGCCGCCTCCCCACCCCGGCCGAAGGGCGCCTCCGCCACTACGCCCAGCATCAGGTGCTGGCCCGCCTCGCTGACCCGGTCATCAGCCCACCCGAACTTGGCCAGGGCCACCAGCCCGCTCGGCCCCTGCTCCTCCGTGCCCGGCGTCCCGGACAGGCGCTGGTCGGCCGTGAGATAGAAGCCGCTGGGCGCGGCGGCGAACCCGCCGGCGAACCGCTCCGCGTACCCGCCGGGATGCCGCCAGTACCCGAGCGCCAGATGGCCCGAGGCCCACTGTGCCGCGGCCTCGCCGATGACGAACGCGGCGCCGGTCGGGGCGTCAGGCCGGTCCGACCGCGCCAGCGATCCCCGGAACAGCCCGCCCGAGACGCCGAGCCAGCCCGTCGGCCGCACGAAGGCGCTCACTGAGGGCGTCGGCTCAGGGTACGTCGGGAGCGCGTAGATGGTGGGGCTGAACCCGCCGGAGGCATTCAGGAATTCCCCGGCGGGCTCGAGCACCGCGAACTCGCTGTTCGCATCCACTTGGCCCGCCTTGATCCGGACACGGTCGCCCGCCAGCCGTTGCTCGTACCATGCCTCCGCCAGGCGGTGAAAGTGCTCCGCGTCGATGTTCGAGAAGGCCTGGAAGTCCCCCGCCAGCGCCGACCCATTGGCCCCACCCTGGGACTGCATCCCCACGAAGACGCTCGCGCCGGGCAGGCCGACCAGCTGCTCGAGATCGCCCGACAGGCCGGCGCTGAACAGCCCACGACCGGCGCGGCCCCGTCGGAGCCCGCCTCGGGCAACGCCGGAGAGATCGTAGACATAGCTCGCCTCCAGCACGAGGCCGGCGGCGCCCAGCCGCGGACGCACACCACCCCACCCACCGGTCGCCTCGGCCCAGCGGACCCAGGGCAGGGGGACGACGCGCTCGGGAGCGGAAGCAACCGACGACGAGGCACCAACGGTGGAGTCGAGCAGGGCGGCCGCAGGGGTCAGGGCGGCGAACTCGATCTGGCCTGCCAGGGGGCCTGAGAGCAGGGGTGCGACCAGGTACAGGGACCAGCGATGCGAGAACATGCGGCGCTCCACGGAGGTTCAGCCTCAGTATCGCCACAGCCAGCGAAAACTTTAGTCACTATTGCAAGTTGCGTAAAACAATACGTAACAAGTATTTACATGCGCCGCAAGATACAACTACGAACTATATTTGAACATCCGAATACCCACATCGAACGGGCGAGGCTCACACGGATACCGGCGGGTCGGCCTCCGGGTCCCATGCCGACCGGCCCCGGTAACTGTGTCCGGGACCGACACGCGATGCGCCCGTCCCCCAACCTGGCGGCGTCGGTATCGGGGCAGCGATTGTCCCCTATCCTCATGTTTTTCAACGGCTTTCCGAGACTTGGGCGAGCAGGACGAGGGCGGGACGGACGATGGCCTCGATGTTGCAGCGCGACGAATTGTACAGAGTCCAATCACCCGGGAGGTTCGATGCTCAAGGCGCTGTTCGTCATGATCGTGCTCAGCAACGACTACGCGGCCCGGATGGTTCAGCGACTCACCCGGCATTCACTCGCCTGAGGGCGGCACGGTCCAGCCTAGATACGCCAACGGGGCGGCCATCACGGCCGCCCCGTTCGTGTGTCCCCGTCCCGCGCGGGCCTAGAAGAGGAACTGCTGGGCCCGCGCCGCAGTCCGCGGCACTTCGGCAGTCAGCCACGCGACGTCTTCGTCGGTGGCGCCGAGCTCGGTGAGGACGTCGGCGGCAGAGCAGTCGGCGTTGCCTTCCTCGTGGAGCGAGGCGCCGAGGTCGGTGCAGAGCACCTCGGCCGCCTGGATGACGCGGGCGAGGTGCTGGAAGGCGTCGTCGGCCTGGTGCGGGTGGTGGTGGTTGGTGACCGCCTCGGCGATGAAGGGTGGCAGCGACCAGCGCCCCAGCAGGAGGCCACCCACCGCGCCGTGGTCCATCCCCAGGTGCTCTTCCTCATACTGCCACAGCCGGCCGCCCAGGGTGGCGCGGGCGGTCATCACTTCGGCGAACTCCCGGGGGAAGTGCTGTTCGAGGACCAGCAGGCCGGCGTCGTGCAGCAGCCCGGCCACGTACACGTCGTCGGTGGTCACCTCCCCCGGCTGGCCGAACCGTTCCCACAGCATGCGCGCGGTCATCCCGACGGCCGCCGAGTGGATCCAGAAGGCCTCGTGGTTGAGCCCCCCGGTCCGGGTGCGGAACGCCTTGACCACCGCCAGGACGATGCAGATGGCGCGGACCTGGTTGATGCCCAGCCGGGAGACGGCCGTGAGGATGGAGCCGATCCGGTCGCCCCCGCGATGGAAGGCGGCCGAGTTCGCGGCCCGGAGCAGGCGGGCGGTGAGGGCCGGGTCGCGTTCGATGATCGCGGCCACGTCCGACGCCCCGGCGTGCTCGTTGTCCAGCACCTTGTGGAGCTGGAAGACCACGGTCGGCAGGGTGGGCAGGTTCTCCCCCCGCGCGAGCAGGTCCCGCATGCCGTTGATGATGTAGGGCAATCCCTTCCCTCCGGGCCTGACCGGCCCCGTGTGGTCCATCCATCCCTGCTCAAGGTATCGGCAAGCGGCTCCGATACTTCAGCCATGCAAGGGACGGCTGCGCCATGATCGCGATTATCGGCCTGGTGATCGTGCTGGGCGCCGTGGTGGTGGGATTCACCATGGCCGGGGGCCAGCTCATGGCCCTCTTCCACGCCTCGGAAATCGTCACCATCTGCGGCGTGGCCCTGGGGACGGTGCTGATCTCGACGCCCGCGCCGGTGCTCAAGGCGATCGGGGCCAAGCTGGCGGTGGTCTTCAAGGGCAATCGCTTCACCAAGGACCTCTACCTCGACGCGCTGCGGATGCTCTACGAGCTGTTCCAGATCGCCCGCAAGGACGGCCTGGTGGCGATCGAGGCGCATATCGAGGACCCCGAGAAGAGCGCGATCTTCAAGAAGTACCCCAAGGTGCTCCACGAGCACCACGCGATGGAGTTCCTGTGCGACTCCCTCCGCCTGGTGCTGGTGGGCAGCGTCCCGCCGCACGACCTCGACGCCCTCATGGACGCCGAGATGGACGTGCACCACGAGGAGGCCGCCAAGCCCGCCGCCGCGCTGCAGAAGGTCGGCGACGCGCTCCCGGGCATCGGCATCGTGGCGGCGGTGCTCGGCATCGTCATCACCATGGGCGCCATCTCGGGGCCGGTGGAGCAGATCGGCGAGCACGTCGCCGCGGCACTCACCGGCACCTTCCTCGGCGTGTACATGGCCTACGGGTTCATCGCCCCGATGTCCGGGGCGATCGAGGGCGCCAACTCCGAGGAGAGCCGCTTCTTCGCGTTCTTCAAGGCCAGCGTGGTCGCGTTCGCCAAGGGTTTCGCCCCCATCGTGGCCGTCGAGTTCGCCCGCCGCGCGATCTACTCCACTGCCCGTCCCACCTTCCAGGAGATGGAATCGTCCTGCAAGCAGGCGGCCAAGGCCGGGAAGTAGCCCGTGAACAAGGCGCGCGAGCAGCCGATCATCATCATCAAGAAGAAGGGCCACGGGCACGGCCACCACGGCGGCGCCTGGAAGGTGGCCTTCGCCGACTTCATGACGGCCATGTTCGCCATGTTCCTGGTGCTGTGGCTGGTGAACCAGTCCAGCGACGTCAAGTCGGCCATCGCCGGCTACTTCCAGGATCCGCTGGGCCGCGCCGACGAGTTCGGCAGCTCCATCATGCCCGGCGAAGGCGCCCAGACCCAGAGTCCCCGCCCCATGACCGCCCAGCAGGTGATCGACCTGCGGCGGGACCGGCTGCGCTACGTGGCCGAGCAGATCAAGCAGGAGATCCGCGAAACCCCGGCGCTGGCCGAGATCGCCGACCACGTCGAGGTCGAGATCACCGAGGAAGGGCTCCGGATCCAGCTGCTGGAGGACTCCACCGGGGTGTTCTTCGAGTCCGGCAGCGCGGCCCCGAAGGCGGCCGGCGCGGCGCTGCTCGAGCTGCTCGGCAAGAAGCTGGGGGGCATGCCGAACGCCGTGGTCATCGAGGGGCACACCGACGCCCGGCCCTACCACCGCGCCGACGGGTACAGCAACTGGGAGCTCAGCGTGGACCGGGCCAACGCCGCCCGGCGGATCATGCTGGCCGGCGGGCTCAACGACGCCCAGCTCCAGCAGGTGCGCGGCTGGGCCGATCGCCGCCTGCGCGACCCGGAGCACCCCCAGGCCGACAGCAATCGCCGGGTGACGGTCACGATGCTGCTGCCGCCGGTCACCGCCGCCGATACCCTCGGCTTCCCGACCGACACCCTGGCGGCCGGCTACGCGCCGGACTCCACCGGCGGGGCGGCGTACGCGCCATGACCAGCCTCGTCAGCACGATCCTCCTGGTCGATGATGATCCGACCACCCTCGCCCACTTCAAGGCGGTGCTGGAGCACGAGCCCGCCCTGCGGGTGGCCACCGCCATCAACGGGCGGGACGGGCTGGCGCGGGCCCGGGAGATCCTCCCCGACCTGATCATCTCCGACTACATGATGCCGGAGATGGACGGGTTCGAGTTCTGCCAGCGGGTCAAGCAGGAGCCGGCGCTGGAGGGGTGCCTGTTCGTGGTGCTCTCGGGCTTCACGGACACCAGCCTCAAGGTGCGGGGCCTCAATCTCGGCGTGGACGACTACCTCACCAAGCCGATCGAGATCCCCGAGCTGATCGCGCGGGTGCGGGCCAGCCTGCGGATCAAGCGGCTGCAGGACGAGCTCCGCAACGGCAAGTCGGAGCTGGAGCGGCTGCACGGCGAGCTCGGCGACAGCTTCGACGGCCTGCTGCACCTGCTGATCCACCTGGTGGACCTGGGCCTCCCCGGCGCCGCCGACCGGGGCCGGCGCCTCACCGCCCTCGCCCGCCAGGTGGGCGAGCGGTTCGAGGTGC
The Gemmatimonadota bacterium DNA segment above includes these coding regions:
- a CDS encoding HAMP domain-containing protein, yielding MRWTVQRILGASACLSAVLLALSLSVAKWQGRRHDEMTARIVVAETALRNHLEGDMMHDGIRADVLNALFASQFNPGERDAVLAQLGEHAQWFRDALARNDSLPLNPEIRAQLQELRPALETYLAAGERLAVTAFRNPAAARRELPAFQQAFEDLETRQEALSDRIEANVGTVMQAAARVSRQADQLDLLLLVVGVSLTLAVGWWVGQRIARDVGVLAAASAAAGAGDLTARAQLEGDNELVDAARALNRAIEGMQQALDASRVDWRAVGQQRKEVTLIKQLVENAPINIMYADRDLVLRYLNPAAQRTFQRLQAHLPVAADQMVGQSIDVFHKHPAHQRALLSDASKLPHQARFPLGPETLDFLAAPILDEEGALIGTMVTWEVVTEKLRAERVVAEARATQERVAEERRIAERGDAERRQREAAEREAEQRGSAERERAQAAELRAKVDAILAVVEAAGEGDLTREIPVRGEDAVGRLATGLDAFFQNLRGSIANIAQTAGTVAQATGQVTSVGRRLSASATETSAQAGVVASASDEVSRNVQTVASGTEEMSASIREIAKNAASAAQVAAQAVKVAQRTNGTVGKLGASSDEIGKVIKVITSIAEQTNLLALNATIEAARAGEAGKGFAVVANEVKELAKETARATEEIGRKVEAIQADAGEAVTAIREINTIIDQIGEIQTTIAGAVEEQTATTNEMSRNIGEAARGAQEIAHNIQGVARTADEASGGVAESEVAARDLGRAAEELQMLVAQFRIGGTTGARVSGALRRPAGAAR
- a CDS encoding methyl-accepting chemotaxis protein, which gives rise to MLGFRDWSVKAKLTLLVGLSAVGLMAVAALSIRTINHVKVYGPLFQEIVIQKDLLADVLPPPVFLLETYLVDNRIVMEAHEGGRREYLARGDQLIKDFAARREVWARDLVEGKERDLVLQQVVPTAVRYLAVRDSAFLPSVRAGDLAAARRVVDGPLTEAYKAHRAAVDELVQLSTATYAELEGQAKVIDVLPKREIFAISVGILVLIGVLGGLVVRQVVSSLGRTVAALNTAATGDLTTSTGVTTRDEFGTIATALDQFLATLRTSMGAIGENSAALAATSEELTRVSQTMSAGAEETSVQANVVARATDGVNRNIQTVATASEEMSASIVEISKNASEAARIAAEAVGTAEQANASVQRLGSSSEEIGQVIKTITSIAEQTNLLALNATIEAARAGEAGKGFAVVANEVKELAKETARATDDISRKIQAIQTDTTSAVAAIQAITEVVSSISAAQNTIASAVEEQTATTTEINRNLAEAAGGASEIVQNVGGVATAAEETTRGATDTQSAAQELSRMAAGLQQLVGQFRIDDGGPTPPRRAAPARPGTAAAAPDGLSDYAQAFVAERAGRDALAGR
- a CDS encoding carbohydrate porin; translated protein: MFSHRWSLYLVAPLLSGPLAGQIEFAALTPAAALLDSTVGASSSVASAPERVVPLPWVRWAEATGGWGGVRPRLGAAGLVLEASYVYDLSGVARGGLRRGRAGRGLFSAGLSGDLEQLVGLPGASVFVGMQSQGGANGSALAGDFQAFSNIDAEHFHRLAEAWYEQRLAGDRVRIKAGQVDANSEFAVLEPAGEFLNASGGFSPTIYALPTYPEPTPSVSAFVRPTGWLGVSGGLFRGSLARSDRPDAPTGAAFVIGEAAAQWASGHLALGYWRHPGGYAERFAGGFAAAPSGFYLTADQRLSGTPGTEEQGPSGLVALAKFGWADDRVSEAGQHLMLGVVAEAPFGRGGEAAGLMVSHVDLSDDPAAGFAGDETAVELFYRLPAMGFLTLRPDLQLIVRPSGDVRVGNALVGTLRAEVAF
- a CDS encoding HDOD domain-containing protein — protein: MPYIINGMRDLLARGENLPTLPTVVFQLHKVLDNEHAGASDVAAIIERDPALTARLLRAANSAAFHRGGDRIGSILTAVSRLGINQVRAICIVLAVVKAFRTRTGGLNHEAFWIHSAAVGMTARMLWERFGQPGEVTTDDVYVAGLLHDAGLLVLEQHFPREFAEVMTARATLGGRLWQYEEEHLGMDHGAVGGLLLGRWSLPPFIAEAVTNHHHPHQADDAFQHLARVIQAAEVLCTDLGASLHEEGNADCSAADVLTELGATDEDVAWLTAEVPRTAARAQQFLF
- the motA gene encoding flagellar motor stator protein MotA; amino-acid sequence: MIAIIGLVIVLGAVVVGFTMAGGQLMALFHASEIVTICGVALGTVLISTPAPVLKAIGAKLAVVFKGNRFTKDLYLDALRMLYELFQIARKDGLVAIEAHIEDPEKSAIFKKYPKVLHEHHAMEFLCDSLRLVLVGSVPPHDLDALMDAEMDVHHEEAAKPAAALQKVGDALPGIGIVAAVLGIVITMGAISGPVEQIGEHVAAALTGTFLGVYMAYGFIAPMSGAIEGANSEESRFFAFFKASVVAFAKGFAPIVAVEFARRAIYSTARPTFQEMESSCKQAAKAGK
- a CDS encoding OmpA family protein produces the protein MNKAREQPIIIIKKKGHGHGHHGGAWKVAFADFMTAMFAMFLVLWLVNQSSDVKSAIAGYFQDPLGRADEFGSSIMPGEGAQTQSPRPMTAQQVIDLRRDRLRYVAEQIKQEIRETPALAEIADHVEVEITEEGLRIQLLEDSTGVFFESGSAAPKAAGAALLELLGKKLGGMPNAVVIEGHTDARPYHRADGYSNWELSVDRANAARRIMLAGGLNDAQLQQVRGWADRRLRDPEHPQADSNRRVTVTMLLPPVTAADTLGFPTDTLAAGYAPDSTGGAAYAP